The Calditerricola satsumensis genome includes a region encoding these proteins:
- a CDS encoding late competence development ComFB family protein has translation MTVFNMMEILAKEILDRHWDHLGMPCSCATCRNDVLALLLNALPPRYVSTEKGQMFVKAAALNEQFRVDLLQELYRAARAVAARPSHPLAGENGA, from the coding sequence GTGACCGTTTTCAACATGATGGAAATCCTCGCGAAGGAGATTCTCGACCGCCACTGGGACCATCTGGGCATGCCGTGTTCCTGCGCCACGTGCCGCAACGATGTGCTTGCCCTCTTGCTCAACGCGTTGCCGCCGCGGTACGTGTCAACCGAGAAGGGGCAGATGTTCGTCAAGGCGGCGGCCCTGAACGAGCAGTTTCGCGTCGACCTCCTGCAGGAGCTGTACCGCGCCGCCCGCGCGGTGGCCGCCCGGCCGTCGCACCCGCTGGCGGGTGAAAACGGCGCCTAA